The following coding sequences are from one Parafrankia discariae window:
- a CDS encoding glycine--tRNA ligase has protein sequence MLTMQDALLTLTRYWTERGCMIVQPFNTEVGAGTHNPATILRVLGGEPWRVAYVEPSVRPDDSRYGENPNRLQTHTQFQVVLKPDPGNPQELYLGSLQALGIDTAAHDVRFVEDNWASPALGAWGLGWEVWLDGQEITQFTYFQQAGGQSLDPVSVEITYGIERILMVLQEARHFTEITYAPGVSYGEVVGQAEYEMSRYYLDEADIDTVRRMYADFAAEARRLIDARLPVPAHIYVLKCSHAFNILDSRGAVSTTERATSFAQMRGMSREVAQLWRDRRDELGNPLGEAPRPAPAIARPVDQAAVPAGPATLLFEIGTEELPAAEVTRQTAAVRAALTERLAATRLTHGAVRVQGTPRRIVAIVDDVAPREPDVERVVRGPRRSAAYDAQGAPTKAATGFVRGQGGDVAELTVVEHRGVEHVALVRTDTGRPATEVLAEVLGAVLSGLRAERNMRWNDPELSFSRPVRWVVALLGGAVVPVAVSTLAAGSTSRGHRRAGSPPIEVTGAVGYPELLAGHSVLLDPAARRELIVDEAAKLAAEHAGVIDLDAEADILDEVTNLVEFPRPVLGSFDPRYLELPSEVLTTVMHKHQRYLAVRDAAGALLPCFVTVADGAVDVPLVRAGNEAVVRARFEDAAFFFGADLKVGLETFRAGLAKLTFEQRLGSVADRADRIARLAGLLADRLDSSADAALSAEQRRTLDRAGELAKFDLATQMVIELSGLAGTMAREYARRAGEPEAVAVALYETELPRRAGGTLPATVPGALLALADRLDLLAGLFALDAAPTGSSDPFGLRRAALGVTAILAERPELAGVTVADMLAEAAKLVPVPVPEAALEQADAFVRGRFAQYLLDTGVDHRLVGALRPLTGRPGQAMVTLKALRPLVETASFARLAAALGRVRRIVPADVTPGIEISALVDPADHRLAQAVTELSRQLAARTAGRVPGLDDFVAAAGQLPDAVEGFFEAVLVMADDPALRAARLGLLAEIREVAAEVLDWDALGPLPVAPTDTGADSGTATDA, from the coding sequence ATGCTGACCATGCAGGACGCCCTGCTGACGTTGACCCGCTACTGGACCGAGCGCGGCTGCATGATCGTGCAGCCGTTCAACACCGAGGTCGGCGCCGGTACGCACAACCCGGCGACGATCCTGCGGGTGCTGGGCGGCGAGCCGTGGCGGGTGGCCTACGTCGAGCCCTCGGTGCGTCCGGACGACTCCCGCTACGGCGAGAACCCGAACCGGCTGCAGACCCACACCCAGTTCCAGGTCGTCCTCAAGCCCGACCCGGGCAACCCGCAGGAGCTCTACCTGGGCAGCCTGCAGGCCCTGGGCATCGACACCGCGGCGCACGACGTCCGGTTCGTGGAGGACAACTGGGCCTCGCCGGCGCTCGGCGCCTGGGGGCTGGGCTGGGAGGTGTGGCTGGACGGGCAGGAGATCACCCAGTTCACCTACTTCCAGCAGGCCGGCGGCCAGAGCCTGGATCCGGTGAGCGTCGAGATCACCTACGGGATCGAGCGGATCCTGATGGTGCTGCAGGAGGCCCGGCACTTCACCGAGATCACCTACGCGCCGGGGGTCTCCTACGGCGAGGTGGTCGGCCAGGCCGAGTACGAGATGTCGCGGTACTACCTCGACGAGGCCGACATCGACACGGTGCGCCGCATGTACGCCGACTTCGCCGCCGAGGCCCGCCGCCTCATCGACGCCCGGCTGCCGGTGCCGGCGCACATCTACGTGCTGAAGTGCTCGCACGCCTTCAACATCCTGGACTCGCGCGGCGCGGTCTCCACCACCGAGCGGGCCACCTCCTTCGCCCAGATGCGCGGCATGTCGCGCGAGGTCGCCCAGCTCTGGCGGGACCGGCGCGACGAGCTCGGCAACCCGCTGGGCGAGGCCCCGCGCCCGGCCCCGGCCATCGCCCGGCCGGTCGACCAGGCGGCCGTGCCGGCGGGGCCGGCCACCCTGCTGTTCGAGATCGGCACCGAGGAGCTGCCCGCCGCCGAGGTGACCCGGCAGACCGCCGCCGTCCGGGCGGCCCTCACCGAGCGGCTCGCGGCGACCCGGCTCACCCACGGCGCGGTGCGGGTGCAGGGCACCCCGCGGCGCATCGTCGCGATCGTCGACGACGTCGCGCCGCGCGAGCCCGACGTCGAGCGGGTCGTGCGCGGCCCGCGCCGCTCCGCCGCCTACGACGCCCAGGGCGCGCCGACGAAGGCCGCGACCGGCTTCGTCCGCGGGCAGGGCGGCGACGTGGCGGAGCTGACCGTCGTCGAGCACCGTGGGGTCGAGCACGTCGCCCTGGTGCGCACCGACACCGGCCGGCCCGCGACGGAGGTGCTCGCCGAGGTGCTCGGCGCCGTCCTGAGTGGGCTGCGCGCCGAGCGGAACATGCGCTGGAACGACCCGGAGCTGTCCTTCAGCCGTCCGGTGCGCTGGGTGGTGGCGCTGCTGGGCGGGGCTGTCGTCCCGGTCGCGGTGTCCACGCTGGCCGCGGGCTCCACGAGCCGCGGGCACCGGCGCGCCGGGTCCCCGCCGATCGAGGTGACCGGCGCCGTCGGGTACCCGGAGCTGCTCGCCGGGCACTCGGTCCTGCTCGACCCGGCCGCGCGCCGCGAACTGATCGTCGACGAGGCCGCGAAGCTGGCCGCCGAGCACGCGGGCGTGATCGACCTGGACGCCGAGGCCGACATCCTCGACGAGGTGACCAACCTGGTCGAGTTCCCGCGGCCGGTGCTGGGGTCCTTCGACCCGCGCTACCTCGAGCTGCCGTCCGAGGTCCTCACCACCGTCATGCACAAGCACCAGCGTTACCTGGCGGTGCGGGACGCGGCCGGCGCGCTGCTGCCCTGCTTCGTCACGGTCGCGGACGGCGCGGTGGACGTGCCGCTGGTCCGCGCGGGCAACGAGGCGGTGGTGCGGGCCCGGTTCGAGGACGCGGCGTTCTTCTTCGGCGCCGACCTCAAGGTCGGGCTGGAGACGTTCCGCGCGGGGCTGGCGAAGCTGACCTTCGAGCAGCGGCTCGGGTCGGTGGCCGACCGCGCGGACCGCATCGCACGGCTGGCCGGCCTGCTCGCGGACCGGCTCGACAGCTCCGCGGACGCGGCGCTGTCCGCGGAGCAGCGGCGGACCCTGGACCGCGCCGGCGAGCTGGCCAAGTTCGACCTCGCCACCCAGATGGTGATCGAGCTCTCCGGCCTGGCCGGGACGATGGCCCGTGAGTACGCCCGTCGCGCCGGCGAGCCGGAGGCGGTCGCCGTCGCGCTCTACGAGACGGAGCTGCCGCGCCGGGCCGGGGGGACGCTGCCGGCGACGGTTCCCGGGGCCCTGCTCGCCCTGGCCGACCGGCTCGACCTGCTGGCCGGGCTGTTCGCGCTCGACGCCGCGCCCACCGGCAGCTCCGACCCGTTCGGCCTGCGCCGCGCCGCGCTGGGGGTCACCGCGATCCTGGCCGAGCGGCCGGAGCTGGCCGGGGTCACCGTCGCCGACATGCTGGCCGAGGCCGCGAAGCTCGTCCCGGTCCCGGTTCCGGAGGCGGCCCTGGAGCAGGCGGACGCGTTCGTGCGCGGCCGGTTCGCCCAGTACCTGCTCGACACCGGCGTCGACCATCGGCTGGTCGGCGCGCTGCGTCCGCTGACCGGCCGGCCCGGCCAGGCGATGGTGACCCTGAAGGCACTGCGCCCGCTGGTGGAGACCGCGTCGTTCGCGCGGCTGGCCGCCGCGCTGGGGCGGGTCCGCCGGATCGTCCCGGCCGACGTCACGCCGGGCATCGAGATCAGCGCCCTGGTCGACCCCGCCGACCATCGCCTCGCCCAGGCCGTCACCGAGCTGTCCCGGCAGCTGGCGGCGCGCACGGCCGGCCGCGTGCCGGGTCTCGACGACTTCGTGGCCGCCGCCGGGCAGCTCCCGGACGCCGTCGAGGGCTTCTTCGAAGCGGTGCTGGTGATGGCCGACGATCCCGCGCTGCGCGCGGCCCGGCTCGGGCTGCTGGCGGAGATCCGTGAGGTCGCCGCCGAGGTGCTGGACTGGGACGCGCTCGGCCCGCTGCCAGTCGCGCCGACCGACACCGGTGCCGACAGCGGTACCGCCACCGACGCCTGA
- a CDS encoding YdcF family protein: MDLSLRRLVPRPPSASWFRVPWWRWAARIVAVIVGIVLLGSVLTFGQVWWVGRGDDRRVSDTLIVLGASQYDGRPSAILAARLDHALELYRAGVAPRIITVGGNQPGDRFTEAEASGSYLRDRGVPSSAVLVVPQGVDTLSSLTAVAGLMDSRQWRSAVVVTDRWHSLRSRAIAADLGVDAVTSPATAGPANRGFGTQIRYILREGVGYRFYQLFHRASPSAAHTPAV; this comes from the coding sequence GTGGACCTGTCCCTCCGGCGGCTTGTGCCCCGTCCGCCCTCGGCGTCCTGGTTCAGGGTGCCCTGGTGGCGCTGGGCGGCCCGAATCGTCGCGGTCATCGTCGGGATCGTGCTGCTCGGGTCGGTGCTGACCTTCGGGCAGGTGTGGTGGGTCGGGCGCGGTGACGACCGGCGTGTCTCCGACACGCTGATCGTCCTGGGCGCCTCGCAGTACGACGGCCGGCCGTCGGCCATCCTGGCCGCCCGCCTCGACCACGCCCTGGAGCTCTACCGGGCCGGGGTCGCGCCGCGGATCATCACGGTGGGCGGCAACCAGCCGGGGGACCGCTTCACCGAGGCCGAGGCGTCCGGGTCCTACCTGCGTGACCGCGGTGTCCCGTCCAGCGCCGTGCTGGTGGTGCCCCAGGGCGTCGACACGCTGTCGTCGCTGACCGCGGTGGCCGGCCTGATGGACAGCCGGCAGTGGCGCTCCGCGGTGGTGGTGACCGACCGCTGGCACAGCCTGCGCTCCCGGGCGATCGCCGCGGATCTCGGCGTCGACGCGGTGACGTCGCCGGCGACGGCGGGCCCGGCCAACCGCGGGTTCGGCACCCAGATCCGGTACATCCTGCGGGAGGGGGTCGGGTACCGCTTCTACCAGCTGTTCCACCGGGCCTCGCCGTCCGCGGCGCACACTCCCGCCGTCTGA
- a CDS encoding transketolase, with product MATPVSEVVGVADLETVRELAQQLRVDSVRSSTSAGSGHPTSSMSAADVMAVLLTRHLRYDWDTPDDPANDHLIFSKGHASPLIYSMFKAVGVVTDDELMTGYRRFGHRLQGHPTPVLPWVDVATGSLGQGLPDAVGVALAGKYLDKVPYRVWVVCGDSEMAEGSMWEALDKAAFYGLSNLIAIVDVNRLGQRGPTEFGWDMDSYARRAEAFGARAVVIDGHDLGAIDAALADAEDASRPTVILARTRKGEGFSEIADAEGWHGKPLPEDMAARAIIELGGERNLRVRGPVPPVDLARPAPAQKPAIKLPTYELGAKVATRRAYGQALAAVGAHTDVVALDAEVSNSTYAEDFAKAHPDRFFEIFIAEQQLVAAAVGLSVRGYIPFASTFAAFFSRAYDFIRMAAISQADIRLVGSHAGVEIGADGPSQMALEDLAMMRAVGGSTVLYPSDATSAAKLIEAMVGISGVSYMRTTRGAYPVLYGPDETFAPGGSKVLRSSDADTVTLIGAGVTLHHCLAAADVLAGEGVSARVIDLYSVKPVDTATLAEAARATGGRLVVAEDHYAEGGLGSAVLEGLAGVLRDGSVSLRLAHLAVGQLPGSGTPDELLDFAGISTPHIVEAARGLLR from the coding sequence GTGGCAACTCCCGTGTCCGAAGTGGTCGGTGTCGCCGACCTGGAGACGGTTCGGGAACTCGCACAGCAGCTGCGGGTCGACTCGGTGCGCAGCAGCACCTCGGCCGGATCCGGTCACCCGACCTCCTCCATGTCCGCCGCGGACGTCATGGCGGTGCTGCTGACGCGCCACCTGCGCTACGACTGGGACACCCCGGACGACCCGGCGAACGACCACCTGATCTTCTCCAAGGGGCACGCCTCGCCCCTGATCTACTCGATGTTCAAGGCGGTCGGCGTCGTCACCGACGACGAGCTCATGACCGGCTACCGCCGGTTCGGGCACCGCCTGCAGGGCCACCCGACCCCGGTCCTGCCGTGGGTCGACGTGGCCACCGGGTCACTCGGCCAGGGCCTGCCCGACGCGGTCGGGGTCGCGCTGGCCGGCAAGTACCTGGACAAGGTCCCGTACCGGGTCTGGGTGGTCTGCGGCGACAGCGAGATGGCCGAGGGCTCGATGTGGGAGGCGCTGGACAAGGCCGCCTTCTACGGCCTGTCCAACCTGATCGCGATCGTGGACGTCAACCGCCTCGGCCAGCGTGGTCCGACCGAGTTCGGCTGGGACATGGACTCCTACGCCCGCCGGGCCGAGGCGTTCGGCGCCCGCGCGGTCGTGATCGACGGCCACGACCTGGGCGCGATCGACGCCGCGCTCGCCGACGCCGAGGACGCCTCCCGGCCCACGGTGATCCTGGCCCGCACCCGCAAGGGCGAGGGCTTCTCCGAGATCGCCGACGCCGAGGGCTGGCACGGCAAGCCGCTGCCCGAGGACATGGCCGCCCGGGCGATCATCGAACTGGGCGGCGAGCGCAACCTGCGGGTGCGCGGCCCGGTCCCCCCGGTGGACCTGGCCCGCCCGGCCCCGGCCCAGAAGCCGGCGATCAAGCTCCCGACCTACGAGCTGGGCGCCAAGGTCGCCACCCGGCGCGCCTACGGCCAGGCGCTGGCCGCGGTCGGCGCGCACACCGACGTCGTCGCCCTCGACGCCGAGGTGAGCAACTCGACCTACGCCGAGGACTTCGCCAAGGCGCACCCCGATCGGTTCTTCGAGATCTTCATCGCCGAGCAGCAGCTCGTCGCGGCGGCGGTCGGCCTGTCGGTGCGCGGCTACATCCCGTTCGCGTCGACGTTCGCCGCGTTCTTCTCCCGCGCCTACGACTTCATCCGGATGGCGGCCATCTCGCAGGCCGACATCCGGCTGGTCGGGTCGCACGCCGGAGTGGAGATCGGTGCGGACGGCCCGTCCCAGATGGCGCTCGAGGATCTCGCGATGATGCGGGCCGTGGGCGGCTCGACGGTGCTCTACCCGAGCGACGCGACCTCCGCGGCCAAGCTGATCGAGGCGATGGTCGGGATCTCCGGCGTGAGCTACATGCGGACGACCCGCGGTGCCTACCCGGTGCTCTACGGTCCGGACGAGACGTTCGCGCCGGGCGGTTCCAAGGTGCTGCGCAGCTCCGACGCCGACACCGTGACGCTGATCGGCGCCGGGGTCACCCTGCACCACTGCCTGGCCGCCGCCGACGTGCTCGCCGGTGAGGGCGTCTCGGCCCGGGTGATCGACCTGTACTCGGTCAAGCCGGTGGACACCGCGACCCTGGCGGAGGCGGCGCGGGCGACCGGCGGGCGCCTCGTCGTGGCCGAGGACCACTACGCCGAGGGCGGCCTCGGCAGTGCGGTGCTCGAGGGCCTCGCGGGTGTCCTGCGGGACGGCAGCGTCTCGCTGCGGCTGGCGCATCTCGCCGTCGGTCAGCTGCCCGGCTCCGGTACCCCGGACGAGCTGCTGGACTTCGCCGGCATCTCCACGCCGCACATCGTCGAGGCGGCGCGCGGCCTGCTGCGTTAG
- a CDS encoding PH domain-containing protein, with translation MVRLQLPDPALRDTKYLASQERLVMMVRLHWAIMLPILLQTLGAVLLAVVVSILFAAQGYEAGPITTVLWYFALFMILRMLWKIADWHFDHLMITDKRLLKVSGIVFRKVQTMPLSKITDLTYNRDPLGRLLGYGEFVVESAGQDQALSKINFLPRPDRLYLTLVDMTFGGGPSPAGDD, from the coding sequence GTGGTGAGACTCCAGCTTCCCGACCCCGCGCTGCGGGACACCAAGTACCTGGCCTCCCAGGAACGCCTGGTGATGATGGTCCGGCTGCACTGGGCCATCATGCTGCCGATCCTGCTGCAGACGCTGGGTGCGGTCCTGCTCGCGGTCGTCGTGAGCATCCTGTTCGCGGCACAGGGCTACGAGGCCGGCCCGATCACCACCGTGCTGTGGTACTTCGCCCTCTTCATGATCCTCCGGATGCTCTGGAAGATCGCGGACTGGCACTTCGACCACCTGATGATCACCGACAAGCGGTTGCTGAAGGTGTCCGGCATCGTCTTCCGGAAGGTCCAGACGATGCCGCTGTCGAAGATCACGGATCTCACCTACAACCGGGACCCGCTCGGGCGGCTCCTCGGCTACGGCGAGTTCGTGGTCGAGTCCGCGGGGCAGGACCAGGCCCTGTCAAAGATCAATTTCCTGCCGCGGCCGGACCGGCTCTACCTCACCCTGGTCGACATGACCTTCGGTGGCGGCCCGTCCCCGGCAGGCGACGACTGA
- a CDS encoding deoxyguanosinetriphosphate triphosphohydrolase, translating into MVSEWYDAVDLERRVTEQDKATPGERTPFERDRARVLHSSALRRLAGKTQVVGPLDDDFPRTRLTHSLETAQIGRGLARSLGADPDLVDAACLAHDIGHPPFGHNGEAALDQAAHTCGGFEGNAQSLRELTRLEVKIVAPAGGDGAGGGGAGLNLTRATLDAAVKYPWLRRAGTPKFGAYADDADILSWARRGAPRARRSFEAQLMDWADDVAYSVHDLEDGVVAGHIDLAALRGPDLRAELAARTAVWFPDVAAPAAAAGLDRLRAQPWWIREEVGSVAGLAALRAMTSELVARFSMAAVRATRERHGDGPLCRYQAELVVPAWALAECAALKGVTAWYVMGRPGAAERRARQRELIAELVDLLAAGAPASLDAPLADSYRHAVDDAARLRVVIDQVARLTDASAGRRHAALTGRPLPRAL; encoded by the coding sequence GTGGTCAGTGAGTGGTATGACGCTGTCGACCTGGAGCGACGGGTCACAGAGCAGGACAAGGCTACACCGGGGGAGCGCACCCCTTTCGAGCGGGATCGCGCAAGAGTGCTACATTCGAGCGCCTTGCGGCGACTTGCCGGAAAGACGCAGGTCGTGGGCCCGCTCGACGACGACTTCCCGCGCACCCGGCTGACCCACTCGCTCGAGACGGCGCAGATCGGGCGCGGCCTGGCCCGCTCCCTGGGCGCCGATCCCGACCTCGTGGACGCGGCCTGCCTCGCCCACGACATCGGACATCCCCCGTTCGGCCACAACGGAGAGGCGGCGCTCGACCAGGCGGCGCACACCTGCGGCGGGTTCGAGGGCAACGCCCAGAGCCTGCGCGAACTGACCCGGCTCGAGGTGAAGATCGTCGCGCCCGCCGGCGGTGACGGGGCAGGCGGTGGCGGGGCGGGGCTGAACCTGACCCGGGCGACCCTGGACGCCGCCGTGAAGTACCCGTGGCTGCGTCGGGCCGGCACGCCGAAGTTCGGGGCCTACGCCGACGACGCCGACATCCTCTCCTGGGCGCGCCGCGGCGCGCCCAGGGCACGCCGCAGCTTCGAGGCCCAGCTCATGGACTGGGCCGACGACGTGGCCTACTCCGTGCACGACCTGGAGGACGGTGTCGTCGCCGGGCACATCGACCTCGCCGCACTGCGCGGCCCCGACCTGCGCGCCGAGCTGGCCGCCCGGACGGCGGTCTGGTTCCCCGACGTGGCCGCGCCCGCCGCGGCGGCCGGGCTGGACCGGCTGCGGGCCCAGCCGTGGTGGATCCGGGAGGAGGTCGGGTCGGTCGCCGGCCTGGCCGCGTTGCGCGCGATGACCAGTGAGCTCGTCGCCAGGTTCTCGATGGCCGCGGTGCGGGCGACCCGCGAACGCCACGGGGACGGGCCGCTGTGCCGTTACCAGGCCGAACTGGTCGTGCCCGCCTGGGCACTCGCCGAGTGCGCGGCGCTCAAGGGCGTGACCGCGTGGTACGTGATGGGCCGGCCCGGCGCCGCCGAGCGCCGGGCCCGCCAGCGCGAGCTGATCGCCGAGCTGGTCGACCTGCTCGCGGCCGGCGCACCGGCGTCGCTGGACGCGCCGCTGGCCGACTCCTACCGGCACGCCGTCGACGACGCGGCCCGGTTGCGGGTGGTCATCGACCAGGTCGCCCGGCTGACGGACGCCAGCGCCGGGCGCCGGCACGCGGCACTGACGGGCCGCCCGCTCCCGAGGGCGCTGTGA
- the dnaG gene encoding DNA primase produces the protein MAGRIRDADIALVRERSPIADVIGDHVQLRPVGGGSLVGLCPFHDEKSPSFNVRPSVGFFHCFGCNEGGDVYAFIRKIDGLTFPEAVERLARRAGVTLTYEGGGTTSRAVTSQRQRLLEAHRLAAEFYVEQLYSASEARAGWEFLASRGFDRAVAEQFGLGYAPSSWDALTRHLLARRFTAEELELGGLAKRGGRGGLIDRFHHRLLWPIRDLGGEVVGFGGRRLAEGADAGPKYLNTAETPLFKKAKLLYGADLARREIARRYQVVVVEGYTDVMACHLAGVPTAVASCGTSFGADHVAIVRRLLMDSDARTGEVIFTFDGDKAGQAAALRAFEYEDRFVTQTFVAVQPDGLDPCDLWTQHGDAAVRDLVAGRQPLFEFAIRGVIDRYDLNTTEGRLAALDAAAPLVNRLKDAGMRHRYAVNLDHWLGFLDERFVVERVAQHRSGPGPAEGTGRPGVNAAGGGARPAARRQSGAAPDDATVIVERETLKLALQYPGLAGPMFDTLSTDLFTVPAHRAVRESIATAGGVCAGLYTAGDPSGWVAAVVDATPDEELRRFVLSLAVEGVLCDHDVDDRYVDDQMSRVQELHATRRIRELKSRMQRLNPASDTDAFNRAFGELIALEQHKLQLRERGVGAA, from the coding sequence GTGGCCGGACGCATCCGCGACGCTGACATCGCTCTCGTGCGGGAGCGCTCACCCATCGCGGACGTCATCGGTGACCACGTGCAGCTCCGTCCGGTCGGCGGTGGCAGCCTGGTCGGCCTGTGCCCGTTCCACGACGAGAAGTCACCGTCGTTCAACGTGCGGCCCTCGGTCGGGTTCTTCCACTGCTTCGGCTGCAACGAGGGCGGGGACGTCTACGCCTTCATCCGCAAGATCGACGGGCTCACCTTCCCGGAGGCGGTCGAGCGGCTCGCCCGGCGGGCCGGCGTCACGCTCACCTACGAGGGCGGGGGCACCACCAGCCGCGCGGTGACGAGCCAGCGCCAGCGGCTGCTGGAGGCGCACCGGCTGGCCGCCGAGTTCTACGTCGAACAGCTCTACTCCGCCTCGGAGGCGAGGGCCGGCTGGGAGTTCCTCGCCTCGCGTGGCTTCGACCGTGCCGTGGCGGAGCAGTTCGGCCTCGGCTACGCGCCGTCGTCCTGGGACGCGCTGACCCGTCACCTGCTCGCCCGCCGGTTCACCGCCGAGGAGCTGGAGCTGGGCGGGCTGGCGAAGCGGGGTGGTCGGGGCGGCCTCATCGACCGGTTCCACCACCGCCTGCTGTGGCCGATCCGTGATCTCGGTGGCGAGGTCGTCGGCTTCGGCGGCCGGCGCCTCGCCGAGGGCGCCGACGCCGGCCCCAAGTACCTCAACACCGCCGAGACGCCGCTGTTCAAGAAGGCGAAGCTCCTCTACGGCGCCGACCTGGCCCGCCGCGAGATCGCGCGCCGCTACCAGGTGGTCGTCGTCGAGGGCTACACCGACGTCATGGCGTGCCACCTGGCCGGGGTGCCGACGGCCGTCGCGAGCTGCGGGACCTCCTTCGGTGCCGACCACGTCGCGATCGTCCGCCGGCTGCTGATGGATTCCGACGCCCGCACCGGCGAGGTCATCTTCACCTTCGACGGGGACAAGGCCGGCCAGGCCGCCGCTCTGCGGGCCTTCGAGTACGAGGACCGCTTCGTCACCCAGACCTTCGTCGCGGTGCAGCCGGACGGCCTCGACCCCTGCGACCTGTGGACGCAGCACGGTGACGCGGCGGTGCGCGACCTGGTGGCCGGTCGTCAGCCGCTGTTCGAGTTCGCCATCCGCGGCGTGATCGACCGCTACGACCTCAACACCACCGAGGGCCGCCTCGCCGCGCTGGACGCGGCCGCCCCGCTGGTGAACCGGCTCAAGGACGCCGGCATGCGGCACCGGTACGCGGTGAACCTGGACCACTGGCTCGGCTTCCTCGACGAGCGGTTCGTGGTCGAGCGGGTGGCGCAGCACCGCTCGGGTCCCGGGCCGGCCGAGGGCACGGGCCGCCCCGGGGTGAACGCGGCCGGCGGCGGGGCCCGCCCGGCCGCGCGCCGCCAGTCGGGCGCGGCACCGGACGACGCGACCGTCATCGTCGAACGGGAGACCCTCAAGCTCGCCCTGCAATACCCGGGGCTGGCCGGGCCGATGTTCGACACGCTGTCCACGGACCTGTTCACTGTTCCCGCGCACCGCGCCGTCCGGGAGTCGATCGCCACGGCGGGCGGGGTGTGTGCGGGTCTGTACACGGCCGGCGACCCGTCCGGCTGGGTCGCGGCGGTGGTGGACGCGACGCCGGACGAGGAGCTCCGGCGGTTCGTTCTCTCGCTCGCTGTCGAGGGGGTGCTGTGCGACCACGATGTGGACGACCGCTACGTCGATGATCAGATGTCGCGTGTGCAGGAGCTGCATGCGACCCGTCGGATCCGGGAACTCAAGTCGCGGATGCAGCGACTGAACCCGGCGTCCGACACCGATGCCTTCAACCGTGCGTTCGGTGAGCTGATTGCTTTGGAACAGCACAAGCTCCAACTCCGGGAGCGGGGCGTAGGTGCCGCGTAA
- a CDS encoding RNA polymerase sigma factor: protein MSPTVLPREAQVDEVKDLITRGKEIGFLTTEDVTVAIQAAELPPEQAETVLQVLNDEGIEVLEAGGENADEADLLARRRREEEELALKAPTSDPVRMYLKEIGKVPLLTAEEEVDLAKRIEAGLFASEKLAVATKKTSPQMRRDLEAIERDGQIAKRKLVEANLRLVVSIAKRYVGRGMLFLDLIQEGNLGLIRAVEKFDYTKGYKFSTYATWWIRQAITRAIADQARTIRIPVHMVETINKLIRIQRQLLQDLGREPSPEEIAKEMDLTPDKVREILKVSQEPVSLETPIGEEEDSHLGDFIEDCDAVVPVDAASFILLQEQLDSVLHTLSDREKKVIQLRFGLTDGHPRTLEEVGREFGVTRERIRQIESKTLSKLRHPSRSQKLRDYLE from the coding sequence ATGAGTCCTACCGTCCTACCCCGCGAGGCCCAGGTGGACGAGGTCAAGGACCTCATCACCCGTGGCAAGGAGATCGGTTTCCTCACCACCGAGGACGTCACGGTCGCGATCCAGGCGGCCGAGCTGCCCCCCGAGCAGGCCGAGACTGTCCTGCAGGTGCTCAACGACGAGGGCATCGAAGTCCTCGAGGCCGGGGGGGAGAACGCCGACGAGGCGGATCTGCTGGCCCGTCGCCGCCGCGAGGAGGAGGAGCTGGCGCTCAAGGCGCCGACCTCCGACCCGGTGCGGATGTACCTCAAGGAGATCGGCAAGGTCCCGCTGCTCACCGCGGAGGAGGAGGTCGATCTCGCCAAGCGGATCGAGGCGGGTCTGTTCGCCTCCGAGAAGCTCGCGGTGGCGACGAAGAAGACCTCCCCGCAGATGCGGCGGGATCTCGAAGCCATCGAGCGGGACGGTCAGATCGCCAAGCGGAAGCTCGTCGAGGCGAACCTGCGGCTCGTCGTCTCGATCGCCAAGCGCTACGTGGGGCGCGGGATGCTCTTCCTGGACCTCATTCAGGAAGGCAACCTCGGCCTCATCCGCGCGGTCGAGAAGTTCGACTACACCAAGGGCTACAAGTTCTCCACCTATGCCACCTGGTGGATCCGGCAGGCCATCACCCGCGCCATCGCGGACCAGGCCCGGACGATCCGTATCCCGGTGCACATGGTCGAGACGATCAACAAGCTGATCCGTATCCAGCGCCAGCTCCTGCAGGACCTCGGCCGGGAGCCGAGCCCGGAGGAGATCGCCAAGGAGATGGACCTCACGCCCGACAAGGTGCGGGAGATCCTCAAGGTGTCGCAGGAGCCGGTCTCCCTGGAGACGCCGATCGGTGAGGAGGAGGACTCCCACCTCGGCGACTTCATCGAGGACTGCGACGCGGTCGTCCCGGTGGACGCCGCCAGCTTCATCCTCCTGCAGGAGCAGCTCGACTCCGTGCTGCACACGCTGTCCGACCGTGAGAAGAAGGTGATCCAGCTGCGCTTCGGCCTCACCGACGGTCATCCGCGCACGCTGGAGGAGGTCGGCCGCGAGTTCGGGGTCACCCGGGAGCGCATCCGGCAGATCGAGTCGAAGACGCTGTCGAAGCTGCGGCACCCGTCGCGGTCCCAGAAGCTGCGCGACTACCTGGAGTAG